CAGGGTTAAGCCCTGAGTTTTCACTCCCGACGCAACAAACCGCCTACGAGCCCTTTACGCCCAATAATTCCGGACAACGCTCGCACCCTACGTATTACCGCGGCTGCTGGCACGTAGTTGGCCGGTGCTTCTTCTGCGCATACCGTCACTTTCGCTTCGTCTGCGCTGAAAGAGGTTTACAACCCGAAGGCCGTCATCCCTCACGCGGCGTTGCTGGATCAGGCTTTCGCCCATTGTCCAATATTCCCCACTGCTGCCTCCCGTAGGAGTCTGGGCCGTGTCTCAGTCCCAGTGTGGCCGGTCACCCTCTCAGGCCGGCTACCCGTCGAAGCCTTGGTGAGCCATTACCTCACCAACAAGCTGATAGGCCGCGAGCTCATCCTGCACCGCCAGAACTTTCCACCACACCCCATGCGAGGCGCAGTCATATCCGGTATTAGCCACCGTTTCCGGTGGTTATCCCAAAGTGCAGGGCAGATTGCTCACGTGTTACTCACCCGTTCGCCGCTCGTGTACCCCGAAGGGCCTTACCGCTCGACTTGCATGTGTTAAGCACGCCGCCAGCGTTCGTCCTGAGCCAGGATCAAACTCTCCATTGAAAATGCAGAAATTCAAACCCCAGCAAGAGGAACGATCCACTGACAAAAAATTGCCAGAATCATCGTCGTTCTTACCAAAGGAACCATCAACCAACACCCACCCCAAAAGGCAGGCAATCGGCCGACAGGTATAAATTAATTCGTCGACTTTTGGCACACTGTTGAGTTCTCAAGGATCAAGCGCGCACCACTGGAAATCTTGCGATCTCCCCGCGGGGCAATCTGGTGAAACTTACCGGGCGGCCCGAGTCGCGTCAAATCGCTTCCCTGGCCGGTCCGGCCGCTCTCCTGCTTCACGTGGATCCGATCTCGGCGCAGACTGCGACGGGAACGACCACGACGTGGTGGAGAGGATGTCTGCTGGGGGCCGGCCACCCGGCCTTGAGGCCTTGTGTCCCGCCGCACCCGGCGACAGAGAGAACATTACACACGGATCCGGGGATGTGCACATCGAGGGGCCACCCCGGGGGCCTCCACGGGGTCCGCCGACAGCATCCGTGCAGGTCAGCGGCCCGGAAAATTGTCGAAACTTCTTCGCAACCTCCCGGTCACGCGCCCGACGCACGCGTCGGGGCCCGTGGCGGTCCCCCGTGAGGGTCCCTGCGCCTCAGCCGCGGAGCCGTCGGCGACGGCGACCGGCGGGACGCACGACCAGCACGGGGCAGGGGGCGGAGTGCTGCACCCGCTGGGCGGTGCTGCCGAGCAGCACCGTCTCGCTCAGCCCGCGGCTGCCGCTCGCCACCACCACCAGACCGGCGTCCAGGTCGGTGGCGGCCCTGACGATCTCGTTGGCCGGGGAGCCGCTGCGCACCTGCTCGTGCACGGCCGGCCCCCAGCCCTCGAAGCCGGCGGCCACCGTGCGCACCGCGGCCTGGCCCGCCTCCCGGAAGCTCGCGTCGGTGCCGAGCTCGCTGATCTCGTCGGCGAAGGCGAGGGTGGCGTAGGGGCTGATCACTCCCACGACCGTGACGTCGGTGATCCGGTCGGGGTCGGCGAAGGAGCGCAGGTGCTCTGCGGCGGCCAGGGACTGGGCCGACCCGTCGGTGGCGACGACGACGTGCATCTCAGCTCCCCTCCGTGCGCAGGGTGCGGTCCCCGCGGTCGGTGCCCGCGGGACGGTCGCGGTGGCCGAAGAAGTACTCGAAGACGAACAGCCCCACCCCCACGGCCACCAGGGCCAGGCACCACAGCACCGAGGTGGGGTCGTCCACCACCGTGTAGACGAGCACCGCGAGGTTGCCGACCAGCCCCAGCACGAGGAGCGGACGTGGCGCCCGGTAGTGCTCGGCGTTGACGTCGGTGGAGCCGAGCTTCATGCAGGCCACGATCACCATCGAGTAGATGATGAGCAGCAGCACGACGGTCACCGTGGCCAGGCGGGCCACGACGTCGACGTCGAGACCCAGGGCCTTGAGCCCGTTGCTGGCCGCGAGCAGGACCATCACCACGGCGGCGGAGAAGACCAGGCCCACCACGGGGCTGCGACGCGTCGGGTGCACCTTGCCGAACACCGCGGGCACCACGTCCTCGCGGGCCATCCCGTAGAGGATCCGGGGCTGGGTGACGATCGCGACCAGCGTGGTGTTGGTGATCGCGGTCATCGCGATGACGGCGAACACGATCGACAGCACGCCCACCGGGAGCGGGAGCACGCCCGACTCCACGACGTCGAGCAGCGGGGTGTCGGACCCCGCCAGCTCGTCGACGGGCAGGGTGAGGGCCGAGGCGACGGAGACCAGGACGTAGAAGACGCCGGCCGCCGCCATGCCGCCGATGAGCGCCCGCGGGAAGTTGCGGGCGGGGTCGACGGTCTCCTCCGCCACGTTGGCGGCGTTCTCGAACCCGGTCATGGCGAAGAACGCGAGGGAGACGCCGGCCAGGATCGCGAAGACCGGGTTGCCGTCGGCCGTGAACTCCGTCAGGACGCCGAACTCGGCATCGCCGCGGAACACCACGACGGCCCCGATGAGGAGCACGATCAGCAGGCCCGACACCTCGACGAAGGTCATCACCATGTTGGCCACCACCGACTCGGTGATGCCGATGAAGTTGATCACCGCCAGCATCAGGATGAACAGCAGCGCGATGACCAGGCCCGGGGGTGCTGCCCACACCTGGCCGAAGTAGTTGGCGAAGCCGGTGGCCAGCGAGCCGGCCGCGGCGAAGCTCGAGGCCAGGAACAGCACCGTCACCAGGAACGTCAGCGGCTGGGACCGGAAGGCCTGGTTGATGTAGAGCGCGGCACCGGCGGCGCGGGGGTACTTCGTGGCCAGCTCGGCGTACGCCATGCCGGTCACGGTCGCGATCGTCACGCCGACGGCGAAGGCGATGAAGAACGCCCCTCCCACCGCGCCGGCGACCAGACCGATGAGGGCGTAGATGCCGGAGCCTAGGACGTCGCCCAGCACGTAGAAGAACAGCAGCCGGCCGGTGATCGAGCGCTTGAGCCCGCTCTCGGCCTCTCCGGGGGTGGCGGTCGCGG
This genomic interval from Nocardioides scoriae contains the following:
- a CDS encoding universal stress protein, encoding MHVVVATDGSAQSLAAAEHLRSFADPDRITDVTVVGVISPYATLAFADEISELGTDASFREAGQAAVRTVAAGFEGWGPAVHEQVRSGSPANEIVRAATDLDAGLVVVASGSRGLSETVLLGSTAQRVQHSAPCPVLVVRPAGRRRRRLRG
- a CDS encoding APC family permease, with the translated sequence MSDTATATPGEAESGLKRSITGRLLFFYVLGDVLGSGIYALIGLVAGAVGGAFFIAFAVGVTIATVTGMAYAELATKYPRAAGAALYINQAFRSQPLTFLVTVLFLASSFAAAGSLATGFANYFGQVWAAPPGLVIALLFILMLAVINFIGITESVVANMVMTFVEVSGLLIVLLIGAVVVFRGDAEFGVLTEFTADGNPVFAILAGVSLAFFAMTGFENAANVAEETVDPARNFPRALIGGMAAAGVFYVLVSVASALTLPVDELAGSDTPLLDVVESGVLPLPVGVLSIVFAVIAMTAITNTTLVAIVTQPRILYGMAREDVVPAVFGKVHPTRRSPVVGLVFSAAVVMVLLAASNGLKALGLDVDVVARLATVTVVLLLIIYSMVIVACMKLGSTDVNAEHYRAPRPLLVLGLVGNLAVLVYTVVDDPTSVLWCLALVAVGVGLFVFEYFFGHRDRPAGTDRGDRTLRTEGS